tgatgagctgatcaagatgATCTTAATTTTgtgatgtgacagctgtgtATTGCtgtctggaatgtggcttgtctttcatgtcactgtttcCTCTGCTGAAACTCACCACCTTCccatgctcacatccactgtttggtctccaggggcattcagcaaacatcaatgaatgtgaatgggtgccatttttccccaaagaggaattcagtgacacacctttgcttcatacacacttccatgtcagacatcatttcgTTAGACTGCCcttttgctgccatctgtctcatagcaacaaaatgaaatggaatattggcagaaaggctcaacctctactgctgtaccgccaacatctgcctctgatgttgtgggccaacataataaaataggaggcattacttttggagccaCTCCTATGTATCATGGCTTGCTGACCACTTACAGTAGTAGAAATGCATAATGTATATGCTGTTCTGGACATTCCTTCGAAGGGAAAAAGAACCAGAGCTGCTGTTAATCTTTCATCTGTCTCATTAACAGAGCcttaaaaatctcatttccaaCGTTGAATCCCTGCCTCACAGTGCCCCTGCGAGACATGGGAAGCATCCCCTTCAGGaacaagaacagcagaaggCAGATGAAATCATTTGCCTATAATCATAGAGGAAGTTTGTGGCTACATCAGTGTATGAACCTGTGgttcctgcaggctgtgcatGAGGTTATTGTTCTTGCATAGATGAAGGCCTTCTTACAGGAACTAGGTAAAGtgctttcattcttcttccttAATGCTGATTATACTTTTTCTTACAATGTTTTAACTGAAACTTCctacatacacatacatacatagtATGTGAATATATTGCATATAGCGCAATATGCATGTGATGCTGTGGCATTGGAGGAggcttgcatcagaaacctAACAGCTGTACATGCAGAGGGAGGCAGTTAATTTCTATGAGACACTTAAAGCTTGTTGATGTTAATGTTATATATACGCAAGGGGTTGAATGGAAATTATGTGCTACTTAAGCCATGCAGTGCAGTTGGTGCATTTAATCATTAGATAGAAAAGTTTTCTCTGTCCGTGTTTATCtccataaaaacatttttaattcatctaTTAAAATCTAAGAGGTAATTTCACATGagataaatacattttgctAGCATGAGTGAGTTCTGGATTGTTCCAGGATGAAATACAGCTGCTTCTcgaaaggaaaacagttttcctCCAGGGAAGACAGAAATGTAGGAATTAGCACATCTTTAGTTGCTTCCAGGAACTCAAATGAAACATACTTGCCTTGGCTGTCAAATAGCACTTTTAGGACCTCATTTTAGCATCTACAAAGTCTTGTAGGTAGCTTTGTCTACATTCAACAGCACTCCAAATACATCCACACTCAGAGCACACATTACCAGGAGAATAGCACCAGCAGCAATAACAGCAGGCAAAATTGATGCAGGAAGTCAAAATTGATGCCTTGTCAGTCTTGCTGGGAGCAGACATCTTAGTAGTGCAGTGCATAGCCATTGGGTACCAAACAAAAATAGCAGAGAGAAAATGGTTTCAGATCCGAAAGGATGGATTGGAAGCTATAGTATCTCATCCAGGCACAGCTACTGTAGCACAGCATGGTAAcaccagcagctgtttgctgtaATCCTCTCACAGCTCTCCTGTCAGTTTCTACAGCAAGCTCTAAGAGGGACCGCTTAACCTGCCTTTATATTTTCCTGTGGCAATGTCCAATTTGATTGTTAACCATtagaaatatgtatatattgaACAAGTGTATTTTTGTGAAACAGTTAAGAAAGCTCGAGCTTCAGCTAGTAGTGTGAGTTGTTTTCTGTGTACGTGCAGCATGTGGCCTGTCAGAAAGACTGCACCCTTTATACAGACTACCTCATAATGTGTTGAATGACACTATTTAATGGCAGAGATACAAAGAGAGACAGAGTGCAAGGAACAGAACTCTTTGTGGTCATATTTCAAGTCTTTCCAACGTGGAGCAGAAAGTGTGAAATCATCTCTGGGAGATGGTGACCCTAAGACCTGTGCTAGAAGGAGGCattctgctgcctctgcatCACACTTGGTGCTTTCCCTactccagcagagctgtgtgttgAACCAAGCTGGACTGGGTGTGAACTGGGCCAGACAAATCTCCAGAGGGatcagaaggcaaaaaaataaagaactgcAAGACTCTCTCTGCCTTCTTAGGGTGCCCCTATTCTATTGAAATCAAGCTGTCAGAAAAAGTGTGTATGAGAGGGAATTGCTGCATGGGCACAACACACCGGTGTGGATGTTTTGGGGCCAATGGAGGGTTCTCTGAAGATTGTTTCACTGTAGGCGAGCTCCTCCCATCAGAATAGTCTCAAAGGGGTTTGGCAGGAGTGCTTGTAGAGAGGTATTTCCCCGACAGGGAGAACTAGTTGGAACTGGAGATTATGTCCCAGCTTTGGTGAGGTGTTGACATTGCCATAGGACTCTGCTGAGGAGGCTGGCTGCCTATCTGGAGAGCATCTGGTATTTCAGCTTTCTTGGGGCATAGCACAGGTATGAATATGTAGCTGGGCTGAAGAAACACTGTGATCCTAATGCGAGGGATATCAGTGGATTTGTGGTAAGTATGGGAAGAATAGCATGAGAGATGAAGAGCACATGGGGGCAAAGCACATAAAGCAAAGGATAATAGTTTCTTACCCGGTAGATTATAAAGACTGCAGTTACAAGCATACTGTAGAAACCAAGAAGTCCTGTCAATGCCACCATAACCCAGTACGAAGTTGCAGACTCAGGTTCTTGTGTTTGGATAGGTGTCTCtttaaaagagcaaagaaaacttttaagcatttaaaagcttttttactCCTCATCCCAACACATTATCTGTATTAATCTTATCATACACCTGCTTAAGATGCCTTTCTTAAGAAATCAGGAGCAGGAATTTCATTTTAAGAGGCAACCCAGCTATTTTTTCTGCCTCAATCCAAAATGTAGGGAGTGTGTACAGGAAGGATACTGGTGTGCAGGTTCTCAGCTTACCTCTCACATGAATGACAGTCCCATTGCTCTTCTCATTATAGACATATGGAGGCGGATACATTGCCTCAATTTTGCAGAAGTAGATGTCAGTTTGGCTGGCAGTCATATTCCGAAGATTGAAGATTACTTTGTCCTTATCATGATTCCCCCAACAGTTGAATTCTTTATTTGAATTACTGTTACTTTTGGTCATGTTCCATGAAATAAAGCAGACTTCAACTGAACTGTCTGTTCCTTTGTGCAGCGAGGCTCGAAATTCTTTCCCTGTTCCATTGTACGTGTAGTTGCAGACTAGAGTTGCTGTTCTATTGGCTACAATGAGCAAAGGACTCTGAGCCACTAGAATCTTGTTTTCtggaagggagggaagaaaaacacttgTTTGCAAGATATATTAAGAGACTTTAGAACCACACATCCTCCTGTTCAGCTTGTCTCCATGTCTCTTCTTCTCTGTTGGCACTCCCTGCTAGGCAGTGTGTAACACCAATTGGTAGAAGCAGTTACTCAAGAAAGCTCTGATTGAAGCTATCCTCTCTCTATGTATAAGTAATTTCATTGTTACCATGGGAGACGGTGAGGTTGAGGGTGTTCTTCCTCAGAATCAGAACACTATGAGACAAAGTGGCCCAGGTGGCGAAGATTTAAAGTCAAGGGTCACAAGGCTACTTTGTTTGTTAGTGTGTATACATGTGTAAGGCCACCTCCGTCTACCCCTTCCTTAGCATGCAGAATGCCAGGGAGAAGTATGGAGTGAAAATACCATGAATTGAATGCACAGTTAAGTAACCAGATAAGAGAATATTATTCATAcctttgctttttaattcaaGGACAGATTTGAAAAGTTTGCAAGTGGAACTTGGTGAAATTTTTCAAGTATTTGGCCCTTGGACAAGAAGCACTAAAAGCAAGAACTggtataattttaatttttaaaaagtcatttatCTAGCTAGCAGCTGTAGCAGATTCTTAATCACACAAAGGACTTAGGCTGACTAATCTGACACGGTATTGGCACTTAGCACTTGAATGGCCTGTAAAAAAGCATGTCACATGAAGATAGAATTCAGTTTGGATTGACCAAACTGATACATAAACAGAAAGTGTTTTCTGACACATAAAACTCTGTGCTACTAACTGCCAAACAATAAACCACTGCTCAGACTGTGCAGAAAGACAACTGCTTCCAGAAAATCCACTCTGTACAAATGAGGCTTTTCAAATGGTGACCTGTAAATAAGAGGAAGTGAGCCGTGGTTCTTAAGCTAGGAACTTGCCAGAAGCAAGGACAGTGCTATTGTGTATGCATGCCATTGCATATGTCTCCATGCAAGTTCAACTTGCAGGAGTTCTTAGCAGCCTTTGATGGATCACAGAGAATTGCTGTGGTTGAGACAAAGGCAACCGTATGTCTCTCCAAAATCTGCTATAAAACCTGCATTCATTCTACTTAATCCATGTGAGGATACTTTAAGAGgatagaaaggaaaatggagcGGGAAGGAGGCCAGATTCACAGTGCCCAGGAAACAAGTGTTTCAATATACTTAATATTTAGGACTACATGGATGCATTTAGTGTGCTCCTAGATGTACAGGAAGAGGGACCACCCTGGCCTCTTGGGAGGATACTCCTTTGGGTTGAAGGTTATACAGGTTTATTTCCATGCTCAGTTTCGGGTCAAGAACTTAAGCATGCCTCCCTTAAGGCTGTTGGGAGCTTCTAGAGGGCAGCAGGAACATTAGCCTGAAAGAGGCCACTTAAGTCACGTCGTCTAGTCATatgctctgctttcagagaCACATACAGGCCAAAAGGcatataaaacaaatacattcatAAAATTGACATGCTATTTACATAGATCCAGAAAATATCCACACCAGATACTACCAAGTATATCCACAGGTGTTGTGAAGCCACGTTTTCCATTATGAGAGCTGTGAGTGAAGACAGTGAGCTTACATGGTGGTCACAGCATTCACAGGGACATGGGAGATTTGGGTGTAATCCTTACTCTGAATCAAAACAAAAGACGGACTTGAGTGTGGGTCTACCAAATTCGGAGTGAAAACCTTGGCTCCATCCACTTGTTGGCCTACTGGGAGGTTGAGCCAGAAGCCCTCTGCTAAGCTATGCCCTGGCACAGCAGTAATTGTAAGACATGAAATGCACAAGGCTGGAACAGGGAGTGAGCACGCAGAGATGTGTGAGTTGGTCAGGACTAGTTGCAGGGTGTGGACAGTAAAAACAAACCATGCCCAACAGGTTCTCCAAGAACCAGCCCAGCCCATGAAACTGCTGAAGTTGttcattttctcaccaaaagTCATGTTTACCAGCCCTTTCTTCTCATGAGAGCAGGAAGATATGAGACAGGGGATCTTTAGCAAAGGAGTTTGCAGCCCAACCTCCTCATGTCTCTCTGTTCAGTGTAGCTAACTTGAGGGTTGCAGCAGAGCTTATCACAGCTCAGAAATCTCATGTTTGCAGGGAACCTAaactaaaacattttgttttggtgAAGAGTGAGCACTTCCATTCTTTCCAGTACAAAGGCCCCAGGGTCTTGGAATCCCAGAGCAGGCAGTAACAGCAGACAAGGCTGGATCCTACTGAAGGTGCTGCCTATGGTGGATTTTCATCGAAGTGAAGacatttcagcaaaatatttcagtttcattgaATCAGCATTTTCCAACAAAAGCTCTCACCTAGGCCTATAAGGCATTCTAGTAAAGAGTGAGGTTCACATTCTACCTCTTTAGACATGCTATTTGATcgtattatttttttctagaaaaccAATCTTTGGTCCAAGTGGAAAGGTGCAAGTCTGCAGTGGAATTGTTCTTTGgttaaaaaagcagaattcaAAGCATTTCACTTGAGACAGAATTGTTCTGATTTTTACTCCACCAGTGCCCACCACTACAACCCTGGCTATTGCAGGAGCTGAATACACCTTCAGAAggggtttttctgttttatagtTTATATCCAAAACAGGCATCCTTGAAGAGATAGTTGCAGAAGTACTAcggctcagaaaaaaatacttgcttgTTTTTCGCTGTAGGTACTTACAAATAAGTATCTGTTTGTCACTGCAAGTacttacagaaaaacagatggaCGTTTATCGCATAGCCTGATCAGATC
Above is a genomic segment from Meleagris gallopavo isolate NT-WF06-2002-E0010 breed Aviagen turkey brand Nicholas breeding stock chromosome 7, Turkey_5.1, whole genome shotgun sequence containing:
- the CD28 gene encoding T-cell-specific surface glycoprotein CD28, coding for MLQRCRGGFPRLKPSNNRVSCLNIAVVVVLLGCTSRATQGGGEKLCELVLVQLALWGRLWREALGDSAVPGGWGQGHRPTIITMLGILVVLCLIPAADVTENKILVAQSPLLIVANRTATLVCNYTYNGTGKEFRASLHKGTDSSVEVCFISWNMTKSNSNSNKEFNCWGNHDKDKVIFNLRNMTASQTDIYFCKIEAMYPPPYVYNEKSNGTVIHVRETPIQTQEPESATSYWVMVALTGLLGFYSMLVTAVFIIYRQKSKRNRYRQSDYMNMTPRHPPHQKNKGYPSYAPTRDYTAYRSWQP